The proteins below come from a single Fusobacterium nucleatum genomic window:
- a CDS encoding BglG family transcription antiterminator — protein MLKKQHFELLKLIENEKKLSKIAELLNLTERSVRYKIDEINEEIGSKKIEIKKREFFSSLNKDDMDKLFENIESRNYIYSKKEREELIILYTLMKKDKFLLKEVAEKLGTSKSTIRNDLKNLKKILLDYNIKLLQDDKLKYYFAYSEEDYRYFIAIYLYKYVSFDKKYDKIFFDDISYFRKVIYKEIKEEYMSEIESVSKRIKKAELDFMDETLNILIILMVVSHKRERKNSNLNIENSEILEKRQEYLQLKNFFSDYTNINLLFFTDYLFRISRDEKDVFVKFKNWLDISIAIIKIVRMFEIESKVDLKNIDVFLDEIFYYIKPLIFRTKRKIKLKNSILKDVKDLYPTIFNFLKKNFYYLEEVINEKVSDEEIAYLVPFFHKALQNNNKLNKKGILVTTYKENIALFLKEDIETEFLIDIDKILTLKSFEQIEKDLDDYDYILTTFSVEDDFVKEIKHTKIIELNPILTEKDIKKLENAGLKKNKKIKMTALLKVILENSSDVNVKKLINNLDEVFSEKIYNDIDKNKFSLGNFLKQENIFKVNLNSFEEILNKFSNLSFLQKSDINDIINKASNNNFYSYLGLKIGIIFHKLNTKNSQDSTLIAINERELDINSKKISTVILINSNCEKKYRGIIYNFVKLFLLNNEFSFNNSRLNIYDYLISNI, from the coding sequence ATGCTAAAAAAACAGCATTTTGAATTATTAAAACTTATTGAAAATGAAAAAAAACTATCTAAAATAGCAGAACTTTTAAATTTAACTGAAAGAAGTGTTCGTTATAAAATAGATGAAATTAATGAAGAAATAGGCTCAAAAAAAATTGAAATAAAAAAGAGAGAGTTTTTTTCTTCCTTAAATAAAGATGATATGGATAAACTTTTTGAAAATATTGAGAGTAGAAATTATATTTATAGCAAAAAAGAAAGAGAAGAACTTATAATACTTTATACTTTAATGAAAAAAGATAAATTTTTATTAAAGGAAGTAGCTGAAAAATTAGGTACAAGTAAATCTACTATAAGAAATGATTTAAAAAATTTAAAAAAAATATTATTAGATTATAATATTAAATTATTGCAAGATGATAAATTAAAATATTATTTTGCTTATTCAGAAGAAGATTATAGATATTTTATAGCAATTTATTTGTATAAATATGTGAGTTTTGATAAGAAGTATGACAAAATCTTTTTTGATGATATAAGTTATTTTAGAAAAGTGATCTATAAAGAAATAAAAGAAGAATATATGTCAGAAATAGAGTCAGTTTCTAAAAGAATAAAAAAAGCTGAACTGGATTTTATGGACGAAACTTTAAATATTTTAATCATTTTAATGGTTGTTTCACATAAAAGAGAGAGAAAAAATTCTAACTTAAATATTGAAAATAGTGAAATTCTAGAAAAAAGACAGGAATATTTGCAACTGAAAAATTTTTTCTCAGATTATACAAATATTAATTTATTATTTTTCACAGATTATTTATTTAGAATTAGTAGAGATGAAAAAGATGTTTTTGTAAAATTTAAAAATTGGTTAGATATCAGTATAGCAATAATTAAAATAGTTAGAATGTTTGAAATTGAGAGTAAAGTTGATTTAAAAAATATAGATGTATTTCTTGATGAAATATTTTATTATATAAAACCTTTGATTTTTAGAACTAAAAGAAAAATAAAATTGAAAAATTCAATATTAAAAGATGTGAAAGACTTGTATCCAACTATATTTAATTTTTTAAAAAAGAATTTTTACTATTTAGAAGAAGTTATTAATGAAAAAGTTTCAGATGAAGAAATAGCATATTTAGTACCTTTTTTTCATAAGGCTTTACAAAATAATAACAAGTTAAATAAGAAAGGGATACTTGTTACTACATATAAAGAAAATATAGCACTCTTTTTAAAAGAAGATATAGAAACAGAATTTTTGATAGATATAGACAAAATTTTAACTTTGAAGAGTTTTGAGCAGATAGAAAAAGATTTAGATGACTATGATTATATTTTAACAACTTTTTCTGTGGAAGACGATTTTGTGAAAGAAATTAAACATACTAAAATTATAGAATTAAATCCTATTTTAACAGAAAAAGATATAAAAAAATTGGAAAATGCAGGACTTAAAAAAAATAAAAAAATAAAGATGACAGCTCTATTAAAAGTGATATTAGAAAATTCATCTGATGTAAATGTAAAAAAACTTATAAATAACTTAGATGAAGTATTTTCAGAAAAAATTTATAATGATATAGATAAAAATAAATTTTCATTAGGAAATTTTTTAAAACAAGAAAACATTTTTAAAGTAAATTTGAATTCATTTGAAGAGATTTTGAATAAGTTTTCAAATTTATCTTTCTTGCAAAAAAGTGATATTAATGATATCATAAATAAAGCATCAAATAATAATTTTTACTCTTATTTGGGGCTTAAAATTGGAATAATTTTTCATAAATTAAATACAAAAAATAGTCAAGATAGTACACTAATTGCAATAAATGAAAGAGAACTAGACATAAATAGTAAAAAAATAAGTACAGTTATATTAATAAATTCAAATTGTGAAAAAAAATACAGAGGAATTATTTATAATTTTGTGAAATTATTTCTCCTAAATAATGAATTTAGTTTTAATAACAGTAGATTAAATATCTATGATTATTTGATAAGTAACATCTAA
- the gctA gene encoding glutaconate CoA-transferase subunit A, with product MSKVMSLHDAIAKYVESGDSLCFGGFTTNRKPYAAVYEIIRQGQTDFIGYSGPAGGDWDMLIGCGRIKAFINCYIANSGYTNVCRRFRDAVEKKHNLLLEDYSQDVIMLMLHASSLGLPYLPVKLMEGSDLEYKWGISAEIRKTIPKLPDKKLERIPNPFKEGDEVIAVPVPRLDTAIISVQKASINGTCSIEGDEFHDIDIAIAARKVIVIAEEIVTEEEIRRDPAKNSIPQFCVDAVVHVPYGTHPSQLYNYYDYDADFYKMYDKVTKTDEDFEKFIQEWVIDVKDHEGYLNKLGAPRLCKLKVVPGFQYAAKLVKDGE from the coding sequence GTGAGCAAAGTAATGTCTTTACACGATGCAATAGCAAAGTATGTTGAATCTGGAGATAGCTTATGTTTTGGAGGATTCACAACAAACAGAAAGCCTTATGCGGCTGTTTATGAAATTATTAGACAAGGACAAACAGATTTTATAGGATATTCTGGTCCAGCAGGTGGAGATTGGGATATGTTAATAGGCTGTGGAAGAATTAAAGCTTTCATTAACTGTTATATAGCTAACTCAGGATATACTAATGTTTGTAGAAGATTCAGAGATGCAGTAGAAAAGAAACATAATTTATTATTAGAAGATTATTCTCAAGATGTTATTATGTTAATGTTACATGCTTCTTCATTAGGTTTACCATACTTACCAGTAAAATTAATGGAAGGTAGTGACTTAGAATATAAATGGGGAATAAGTGCAGAAATCAGAAAGACAATTCCTAAATTGCCTGACAAGAAATTAGAAAGAATACCTAATCCTTTTAAAGAAGGAGATGAAGTAATAGCAGTTCCAGTTCCAAGATTGGATACAGCTATAATTTCCGTTCAAAAGGCTTCTATTAATGGAACTTGTTCGATAGAAGGAGATGAATTTCATGATATAGATATAGCTATTGCTGCGAGAAAAGTAATAGTTATAGCAGAAGAAATTGTAACAGAAGAAGAAATAAGAAGAGATCCAGCTAAAAACTCAATACCACAATTTTGTGTAGATGCAGTGGTTCATGTTCCTTATGGAACACATCCTTCACAATTATATAATTACTATGATTATGATGCTGATTTCTATAAAATGTATGATAAAGTAACTAAAACAGATGAAGACTTTGAAAAATTCATACAAGAATGGGTTATAGATGTTAAGGATCATGAAGGATATCTAAATAAATTAGGAGCACCAAGACTATGTAAATTAAAAGTAGTTCCAGGATTCCAATATGCTGCAAAATTAGTTAAGGATGGTGAATAA
- a CDS encoding class I SAM-dependent methyltransferase → MKIEEFEKIMQREDREEKQEDLEKIWDSKSEWFFKRTEKKQENFSDRLIFKMVKEKKLLNENSKVLDIGCGTGRHLLEFSKFTSYVTGTDISSKMLDYAKEKLKNVSEAKFVHGNWMENFTKEKEFDLVFASMTPAITTIEHIKRMCLISKKYCLMERFVYDRDPIREEIEKMLGRKLNKLHSNQKEYTYGVWNIVWNLGYFPEIYYDKYIYEAEKIITDYMEQIVCTDEEKNKIIEFLKGKEKNGKIMSKEYLIKAIILWDVNIF, encoded by the coding sequence ATGAAGATAGAAGAATTTGAGAAAATTATGCAAAGAGAAGATAGAGAGGAAAAGCAAGAAGACTTAGAAAAAATATGGGATAGTAAAAGTGAATGGTTTTTTAAAAGAACAGAAAAAAAACAAGAAAATTTTTCGGATAGACTTATTTTTAAAATGGTGAAAGAAAAAAAATTATTGAATGAAAATTCAAAAGTTTTAGATATTGGTTGTGGAACAGGAAGACATCTTTTAGAATTTTCAAAATTTACTTCTTATGTAACAGGAACAGATATTTCTTCTAAGATGTTAGATTATGCTAAAGAAAAATTAAAAAATGTAAGTGAAGCTAAATTTGTTCATGGAAATTGGATGGAAAATTTTACAAAAGAAAAAGAGTTTGATTTGGTATTTGCCAGTATGACTCCAGCAATTACTACTATTGAACATATAAAAAGAATGTGTTTAATCTCAAAAAAATATTGTTTGATGGAAAGATTTGTATATGATAGAGATCCAATCAGAGAAGAAATAGAAAAAATGTTAGGAAGAAAACTTAATAAACTTCACTCAAACCAAAAAGAATATACTTATGGAGTATGGAATATTGTATGGAATTTAGGTTATTTTCCTGAAATTTATTATGATAAATATATATATGAAGCAGAAAAAATTATAACAGATTATATGGAACAAATTGTATGTACAGATGAAGAAAAAAATAAAATAATAGAATTTTTAAAAGGAAAAGAAAAGAATGGAAAAATTATGTCAAAAGAATATCTTATAAAGGCAATTATTCTTTGGGATGTAAATATATTTTAA
- a CDS encoding OadG family protein, with translation MWTSNTMTFWESIVTFMIGFSIVFICLISLALFIIISSKVINLFVKDEVPVQKIVTNVVKTDTSSSKVLAEAEKNNQEEVERLAVIISAISEEMREPVERFTIVSITEI, from the coding sequence ATGTGGACATCTAATACTATGACTTTTTGGGAAAGTATAGTGACTTTTATGATAGGTTTCTCAATAGTGTTTATTTGTTTAATTTCATTAGCACTGTTTATAATTATATCATCAAAAGTTATAAATCTTTTTGTTAAAGATGAAGTACCAGTACAAAAAATAGTTACAAATGTAGTAAAAACAGATACAAGTAGTTCAAAAGTGCTTGCAGAAGCAGAAAAGAACAACCAAGAAGAAGTTGAAAGATTAGCAGTTATTATCTCAGCTATTAGTGAAGAAATGAGAGAACCTGTTGAAAGATTTACTATTGTTAGTATAACAGAAATTTAA
- a CDS encoding biotin/lipoyl-containing protein, giving the protein MKYVVTINGKKFEVEVEKVGGAAKSLSRQPVERAERREAVKAEPVVETKVAPTPVEAAPTATTSGGTTITSPMPGTILDVKVNVGDKVKFGQTLAILEAMKMENDIPATADGEVAEIKVKKGDAVETDSVLIVLK; this is encoded by the coding sequence ATGAAATACGTAGTAACAATAAATGGTAAAAAATTTGAGGTTGAAGTTGAAAAAGTCGGAGGAGCAGCAAAATCATTATCTCGTCAACCTGTTGAAAGAGCAGAAAGAAGAGAAGCAGTTAAAGCAGAACCAGTTGTAGAAACTAAGGTAGCTCCAACACCTGTTGAAGCAGCTCCAACAGCAACTACTAGTGGTGGAACTACAATAACAAGTCCAATGCCTGGAACAATTTTAGATGTTAAAGTAAATGTAGGAGATAAAGTAAAATTTGGACAAACTCTTGCAATACTAGAAGCAATGAAAATGGAAAATGATATTCCAGCAACAGCTGATGGCGAAGTTGCTGAAATAAAAGTTAAAAAAGGAGATGCAGTAGAAACTGACTCAGTTTTAATAGTGTTGAAATAA
- a CDS encoding PadR family transcriptional regulator, with protein sequence MDINERSKFKHLTAFILVLLAEKNYSPREVKKSLLENFPGFTRDMSTVYRCLSSLEKEGLVTVDWYLPDGGAAKKIYSLTEKGWEALYEWKEDIVIRKRNFEFFLKKFESLLEGEK encoded by the coding sequence ATGGATATTAATGAAAGATCTAAATTTAAGCATTTAACAGCTTTTATTTTGGTGTTATTAGCAGAGAAAAATTATAGTCCAAGAGAAGTAAAAAAATCTCTTTTAGAAAATTTTCCAGGATTTACCAGAGATATGTCAACAGTGTATCGTTGTCTTAGCAGTTTAGAAAAAGAAGGATTAGTAACAGTAGATTGGTATTTACCTGATGGAGGAGCAGCTAAAAAAATATATAGCTTAACAGAAAAAGGTTGGGAAGCCTTGTATGAATGGAAAGAAGATATTGTAATTAGAAAGAGAAATTTTGAATTTTTTTTAAAAAAATTTGAAAGTTTATTAGAAGGAGAAAAATGA
- a CDS encoding sodium ion-translocating decarboxylase subunit beta, with amino-acid sequence MSFFSVLAELLEASGFAALTWQNIAMILVSFILFYLAIVKKFEPLLLLPISFGMFLVNLPLAGLMDEGGVINIMSYGVKSNLFPCLVFMGVGAMTDFSPLIANPISLILGAAAQLGIYVAFIFATQIGFTPAEAAAIGIIGGADGPTSIYIANNLAPHLLAPIAVAAYSYMALIPLIQPPIMRALTTKKERAVKMGQLRKVSKAEKIVFPIAVVLFTSLLLPSVAPLLGLLMLGNLFKESGVVQRLSDTAQNAMINIITIMLGLSVGAKAEGATFLDISTLKIIAMGLAAFCFSTIGGVLLGKLLYLITGGKINPLIGSAGVSAVPMAARVSQTVGAKENPTNFLLMHAMGPNVAGVIGSAVAAGFFMMIFKGTM; translated from the coding sequence ATGAGTTTTTTTAGTGTATTAGCAGAACTATTAGAGGCGTCAGGTTTTGCAGCTCTTACTTGGCAGAATATTGCTATGATATTAGTATCGTTTATTTTATTCTACCTAGCAATAGTTAAAAAATTTGAACCATTATTATTACTACCTATATCTTTTGGTATGTTCTTAGTGAATTTACCATTAGCAGGATTGATGGACGAAGGTGGAGTTATAAACATAATGTCTTATGGAGTAAAAAGCAATCTATTCCCTTGTTTAGTATTTATGGGAGTCGGGGCAATGACAGACTTTTCTCCATTGATAGCTAATCCTATCAGTTTAATATTAGGAGCAGCAGCACAATTAGGTATATATGTAGCATTTATATTTGCAACTCAAATAGGATTTACACCAGCTGAAGCAGCAGCTATTGGAATCATTGGAGGAGCAGATGGACCTACATCTATATATATTGCAAATAATCTAGCACCACATTTATTAGCTCCAATAGCAGTTGCAGCTTATTCATATATGGCTTTGATACCATTAATTCAACCACCTATTATGAGAGCTTTAACTACTAAAAAAGAAAGAGCAGTAAAAATGGGACAATTAAGAAAAGTATCTAAAGCAGAAAAAATAGTTTTCCCAATAGCAGTTGTATTATTTACTTCTCTATTATTACCATCAGTTGCTCCATTACTTGGATTATTGATGTTAGGAAATTTATTTAAAGAATCTGGAGTTGTTCAAAGATTATCTGACACGGCACAAAATGCTATGATTAATATAATAACAATTATGTTAGGATTAAGTGTTGGAGCTAAAGCAGAAGGAGCAACATTCTTGGATATAAGTACATTAAAAATCATAGCAATGGGACTTGCAGCTTTTTGTTTCTCTACAATAGGAGGGGTTCTTTTAGGAAAACTTCTATATCTTATAACAGGAGGAAAAATAAATCCTCTTATAGGTTCAGCTGGAGTTTCAGCAGTTCCTATGGCAGCACGTGTTTCTCAAACAGTTGGTGCAAAAGAAAACCCAACTAACTTCTTATTAATGCACGCAATGGGACCAAATGTTGCAGGAGTAATAGGTTCAGCAGTTGCAGCTGGATTCTTTATGATGATATTTAAAGGAACAATGTAA
- a CDS encoding ABC transporter permease, translated as MRIKEINLKLSYIFLFLILILAILPYFSFLKSGTVPSGAALVPPSKEHWFGTDDLGIDIFSEICYGAKSTIILSCSSALFAAVGGSIIGMVAGYFGGIFDEILLGIIDFFISVPDLLLMVVLGTFLGPSLKNIIFSIVLVSWIMPAKITRSQILRMKQENYIKIAKIYGAGFIHLFLWHFWKPFFSIIMMSVIKLMNRAILAEAALSYLGLGDPLSKSWGMIITRAMDFPNIYLTEFWKWWLAYPVIFMVLMVLSIAIIGQKIERKIGGVYRIQ; from the coding sequence ATGAGGATAAAAGAAATAAATTTAAAATTATCTTATATTTTTTTGTTTCTTATACTAATTCTTGCAATTCTTCCCTATTTTTCTTTTTTAAAATCTGGAACAGTACCTAGTGGAGCAGCATTAGTACCTCCCTCTAAGGAACACTGGTTTGGAACAGATGATTTAGGAATAGATATTTTTTCGGAAATTTGCTATGGGGCAAAAAGCACTATTATTTTATCTTGTTCAAGTGCTTTATTTGCAGCTGTTGGTGGAAGTATTATAGGAATGGTAGCAGGGTATTTTGGAGGTATTTTTGATGAAATCCTTTTAGGAATAATAGATTTTTTTATCAGTGTTCCTGATTTACTTCTTATGGTAGTCTTAGGAACTTTTTTAGGTCCAAGTTTAAAAAATATTATTTTTTCCATAGTTTTAGTTTCTTGGATTATGCCAGCTAAAATCACAAGAAGCCAAATTTTAAGAATGAAGCAAGAAAATTATATAAAAATAGCAAAAATTTATGGTGCAGGTTTTATTCATCTTTTTTTATGGCACTTTTGGAAACCATTTTTTTCTATTATTATGATGAGTGTAATAAAACTTATGAATAGGGCTATTTTAGCAGAAGCTGCCTTGTCATATTTAGGATTAGGGGATCCATTATCTAAAAGTTGGGGAATGATTATAACAAGAGCTATGGATTTTCCTAATATATATCTCACAGAATTTTGGAAATGGTGGTTAGCATATCCTGTAATATTTATGGTTCTTATGGTTTTATCCATTGCTATTATTGGTCAAAAAATAGAAAGAAAAATTGGAGGAGTATACAGAATACAATGA
- a CDS encoding ABC transporter permease, translating to MKKKYIILFFILLTIHFILPRIMKADPFVFLSSDGTEVASYTEEEILKYKQYYGLDMPLWRQYLNYLLGIFTGNLGYSIYFKEKVTTLIFDRLVWTAGIVIFSLCISSVFGLFLGSFSAWNYQRKIDTILYQGMVIISEIPSFLTANMILMFFIIKWRILPTAGGITPFIKIEFSWSFILDIIKHAILPSLTLTFLRLPDFYFVSRSAMLQQIQKKYVETAQAKSLGDIYILMRHCLPNAINPIMTRFLLSIQTMFNATLIVENVFKYPGIGKLIRDAVFYRDYLLLQGIFLVITIFILSISLLGENFYQTIEKRKEL from the coding sequence ATGAAAAAGAAATATATAATTTTATTTTTTATATTATTAACAATACATTTTATACTGCCTCGTATAATGAAAGCTGATCCTTTTGTATTTTTATCTTCAGATGGGACAGAAGTTGCAAGTTATACAGAAGAAGAAATTTTAAAATATAAACAATATTATGGATTAGATATGCCATTATGGAGGCAGTATTTGAATTATCTTTTAGGTATTTTTACAGGAAATTTAGGATATAGCATTTATTTTAAAGAAAAAGTAACAACTTTAATATTTGATCGTTTAGTATGGACAGCTGGAATAGTGATTTTTTCATTATGTATTAGTTCAGTTTTTGGCTTATTTTTGGGAAGTTTTTCTGCATGGAATTATCAAAGAAAGATAGATACAATCCTTTATCAAGGAATGGTTATCATATCTGAAATTCCAAGTTTTTTGACTGCAAATATGATATTGATGTTTTTTATTATAAAATGGAGAATTTTACCAACAGCTGGAGGAATAACTCCATTTATAAAAATTGAATTTTCTTGGAGTTTTATTTTAGATATTATAAAACATGCAATTTTACCAAGTTTAACCTTAACTTTTTTAAGACTTCCAGATTTTTATTTTGTCAGCAGAAGTGCCATGCTTCAACAAATTCAAAAAAAATATGTAGAAACAGCTCAAGCAAAATCATTGGGAGATATTTATATATTGATGAGGCATTGTTTACCTAATGCAATAAATCCAATAATGACTAGATTTTTACTTAGTATACAGACAATGTTTAATGCAACATTGATAGTAGAAAATGTGTTTAAATATCCAGGAATTGGCAAATTAATAAGAGATGCTGTTTTTTACAGAGATTATTTATTATTACAAGGAATTTTTTTAGTTATCACAATTTTTATTTTAAGTATAAGCCTTTTAGGTGAAAATTTTTATCAAACAATAGAAAAGAGGAAAGAATTATGA
- a CDS encoding ABC transporter ATP-binding protein yields MTEILRVENLTITYYSHSGSSQIGVKNINFSLNEGEIYGIVGESGSGKSTILLAIMGLLYEKAKIEGKIYFRGKEIQNLNKKEMKEVCFKEIGLIFQNQMESLNPSLTIEKQILEILRKKFSDKNELQKKLDEVLEMVGLELKNKKKYPHELSGGMRQRVFIAMGICLNPPLLLIDESTTALEEESKKNILNLLKDIKRKYNTTMLIISHDFEVIEYLTEKVLILLRGNLIEKGRTEKILEEPKHPYTFALLQSSTFLNPWKDLWGIREEEDEKYPCPFYKRCTQKVEACLNYIPYLKSDIEEGVACYKNGIETLLVLKNIRKLFKTSEQKIEAVRDCSLRVRQGEIVALLGKSGSGKTTLLRIIAGLLSKDMGEIYFFQEKIEKNNLIAREKCLQIIEQDPFSSMNPSLTVEEIIAEPTVILHKKNLALCKEIVVENLKKVGLETNYNFLKKQANELSGGQRQKVAIARALSMEPKLLLADEISSMLDESGKLNIMRLLKQLQHNIGFSVLLVTHDITLAKKVADYIYYMDSGCIIEEGSVRKIFCKKRGNDGY; encoded by the coding sequence ATGACGGAAATATTAAGAGTTGAAAATTTAACAATAACATATTACTCACATTCTGGTTCTTCTCAAATAGGAGTAAAAAATATAAATTTTTCTTTAAATGAAGGTGAGATATATGGTATTGTTGGAGAATCAGGAAGTGGAAAAAGTACAATATTATTAGCTATTATGGGGTTGCTATATGAAAAAGCAAAAATAGAAGGAAAAATTTATTTTAGAGGAAAAGAAATACAAAACTTAAATAAAAAAGAAATGAAAGAGGTTTGTTTTAAAGAAATAGGATTAATTTTTCAAAATCAAATGGAATCTTTAAATCCCTCTTTAACAATTGAAAAACAAATTTTAGAGATATTAAGGAAAAAATTTTCAGATAAGAATGAATTACAAAAAAAATTAGATGAAGTTCTTGAAATGGTTGGTTTAGAATTAAAAAATAAGAAAAAATATCCACATGAGCTTTCTGGTGGAATGAGGCAAAGAGTTTTTATTGCAATGGGGATTTGTCTGAATCCTCCTTTGCTTTTAATTGATGAGTCAACTACTGCCTTAGAAGAAGAATCCAAAAAGAATATTTTAAATCTTTTAAAAGATATAAAAAGAAAATATAATACTACAATGTTAATTATTTCACATGATTTTGAAGTTATAGAGTATTTGACAGAAAAGGTATTAATCTTATTGAGAGGAAATCTTATAGAAAAAGGAAGAACAGAAAAAATATTAGAAGAACCAAAACATCCTTATACTTTTGCCTTGTTACAGTCCAGTACCTTTTTAAATCCTTGGAAAGATTTATGGGGAATTAGAGAGGAAGAGGATGAGAAATATCCCTGTCCTTTCTATAAAAGATGTACACAGAAAGTAGAGGCTTGTTTAAATTATATTCCATATTTAAAATCAGACATTGAAGAGGGAGTTGCTTGTTATAAAAATGGAATAGAAACACTTTTAGTGTTAAAAAATATAAGAAAGTTATTTAAGACTTCTGAACAGAAAATAGAAGCTGTAAGAGATTGTTCACTTCGTGTTAGACAAGGAGAAATTGTTGCTTTATTAGGGAAATCAGGTTCTGGAAAAACTACTCTTTTAAGGATAATAGCAGGACTTTTATCCAAAGATATGGGAGAAATATATTTTTTTCAGGAAAAAATTGAAAAAAATAATCTAATAGCCAGAGAAAAATGTTTGCAGATTATAGAGCAAGATCCATTTTCTTCCATGAATCCCTCTCTTACAGTGGAAGAAATTATAGCTGAGCCAACAGTCATTTTGCATAAAAAAAATTTAGCTTTGTGTAAAGAAATTGTAGTAGAAAATTTAAAAAAAGTTGGTTTGGAAACAAATTATAATTTTTTAAAAAAACAAGCAAATGAGCTTTCAGGTGGGCAAAGACAAAAAGTGGCAATAGCAAGAGCATTATCTATGGAGCCTAAGTTACTCTTAGCAGATGAGATTAGTTCTATGTTAGATGAATCTGGAAAATTAAATATTATGAGATTATTGAAGCAACTTCAACATAATATAGGATTTTCCGTACTTTTAGTTACACATGATATAACTCTTGCTAAAAAAGTTGCTGACTATATTTATTATATGGATTCTGGGTGTATAATAGAAGAAGGAAGTGTAAGAAAAATTTTTTGTAAAAAAAGGGGAAACGATGGATATTAA